Proteins encoded together in one Penicillium digitatum chromosome 1, complete sequence window:
- a CDS encoding Protein kinase-like domain encodes MDRLNWKSNIGQEPSIPQIDWDALKQYAISIKCAQSQDTAHPPKCEIPPIYSMGGVHIVRLLVFDDDTKWVARIQLHQETRYSKSLLLSEKDTLSIIQEQTDIPVPRVIGYDECQERIGRAFMIMDFIPGSTAMNAFGGPQIHGGEIPLRHKAKFHSDIAIIQVAMTSIRFPKIGMITRRANGSYDIDPIPGLGGPFETAQDYFMAWADNAKFPMGETTIRSQLPSHMADEIMLSIQQFPSRLKDAARTLQLSKGPFPLHHPDFYHSNVIIDDAYNILSIIDWEGALTVPWEAVEFPAFLYTVPPPIDLPSKYDSDGYPIDPVIQNRWEERQDYIQSVKKAERQRRLGYELSTVLASPKIQNLATSIRLYSEDGKVGYYCRLLDTC; translated from the exons ATGGACCGCTTAAACTGGAAGAGTAATATTGGCCAAGAGCCCTCCATTCCTCAAATTGACTGGGACGCGCTCAAACAATACGCTATCAGCATCAAATGTGCACAATCTCAAGACACAGCACATCCCCCGAAATGCGAGATTCCTCCAATATACAGCATGGGTGGGGTGCACATAGTTCGTCTCCTTGTTTTTGATGATGATACCAAATGGGTTGCACGTATACAGCTGCACCAGGAAACGCGGTACTCAAAGAGCCTTTTGCTTTCTGAGAAGGATACACTCAGTATCATCCAAGAACAGACGGATATCCCCGTTCCAAGAGTGATTGGGTATGACGAATGTCAAGAACGCATTGGACGTGCCTTTATGATCATGGATTTCATTCCAGGAAGCACAGCAATGAACGCTTTTGGCGGGCCGCAAATCCATGGAGGAGAAATACCATTACGCCATAAGGCCAAGTTTCATAGTGATATTGCCATTATTCAG GTGGCCATGACCTCAATACGGTTCCCGAAGATTGGCATGATCACACGCCGCGCAAACGGGTCTTACGACATTGACCCAATCCCCGGCTTAGGGGGTCCGTTCGAAACCGCACAAGACTATTTCATGGCATGGGCAGACAATGCCAAATTTCCTATGGGAGAGACGACAATACGTTCTCAGTTGCCGTCGCATATGGCGGATGAAATTATGCTCTCGATCCAACAGTTTCCTTCTCGACTGAAAGATGCAGCCAGGACACTTCAACTAAGCAAGGGGCCTTTCCCACTTCATCACCCCGACTTTTATCACAGTAATGTTATCATCGACGATGCATACAATATTCTCTCAATCATTGACTGGGAAGGTGCTTTGACGGTTCCATGGGAGGCAGTGGAATTCCCGGCCTTTTTGTACACCGTGCCCCCGCCAATTGACCTGCCATCGAAATATGACAGCGATGGATACCCTATCGATCCGGTGATACAAAATCGGTGGGAGGAACGGCAAGACTACATACAGAGTGTGAAAAAAGCTGAAAGACAAAGGCGTCTCGGTTACGAGTTGTCTACGGTCCTGGCTTCCCCCAAGATCCAGAACCTTGCCACCTCCATTCGTCTTTATTCTGAAGATGGCAAAGTAGGATACTATTGCAGGCTTTTAGACACATGTTGA